The Halodesulfovibrio sp. MK-HDV genome contains the following window.
ATCATCGGTATACCCTTTGATATTGATAGTCTGAGCTTTGTTCTTCACAAACAACTGACGCATTTCCTCTAACAATTTGTAGCCGTTAGGGCTAACAGTCACCTTGCCGTTTTCAAACATGGCAGCAGATGGAAGTCGCAGTGTAATCACACCTTCATCAAAAACAGAGCCAATCTGCCCTTCCAAACCTTTTTGATTAAGGTAGGTTCGCATATCTGAATACACTTTACGTTGTGCTTCAATTAACTGCTTCTGTAAACGGACGGACTCTAAAATTGCGGTGTCGTCCTGTCGTACAGGTGATGTAAGTAAATTTTCGTTATCGCCGCCGAACACCTGACGAACTGTTAAAAACGAGTCCGTAAACTGTTTCTGGTCAATAACTGACATGGAAAAAAGGAGCACGAAAAAGGCCAGCAACAACGTTACCATATCTGCAAAGGTTGTTAGCCAAGTACCTTCATCGGAGGAATCCCCGACATCGTCCACGAATGCGTAGTCGTCTCTATCTTCGAACATCTTTTCTGTCCTCTGGAGAGATGAATGAACTCAGTTTTTCATATACTAAGCGAGGGTTGTTGTTTTCCAGAATACACTTGGCGCCTTCAAAAATAATATTGAGCTGAACCTCTTCCTGAAGAGTTCTCGCCTTCAGCTTACCAGCCATAGGCAGGAACAAAAGGTTAGCAAGCAGTGCACCATAGAATGTTGTGAGCAACGCAATAGCCATTGCAGGGCCGATGCTGGAAGGGTCATCCAAATGTGCAAGCATCTGAACCAGACCGATAAGAGTACCGATCATTCCGAACGCCGGAGCTACTGCGCCGAGTCTGTTGAAAACAGCAATCGCAATATTCTGCCTACGCTTCATGGACAAAATTTCAATTTTTAATGTGTCATGGATAATATCTGGATCAGCATTATCTGCAATAAGCTGACATGCTTTTTTTAACAACGGGCTTTCGGTTTTAATATTTTCCAGAGCAACCAAACCTTCACGACGGCTGATTTCTGCAATACGAACCATTGTATTAACAACTTCTGGAATCTTAGTACGGCGGGAAGCAAAAACCTTTACAACGCTTGCAACAGCAAACGCCACTTCCTCTAAAGGAAACGTTACAAAAATAGCGGCACCGGAACCACCAAATACAATCATAGCACCCGGTACGTTAATAAAATCGCCAACACTCCCCCCCATAAAAATGGCGCCAGCAACAAGAGCAAAACCAACAACGACCCCGAGAAGAGTTGCAATATCCATATATTAAACCTATGTAACAGGCGGGTTCGTATAATTTATCACAACATGTGACTGCATCATGCTCCGTCAAACCCATTACGGGGCATGTTTCCCTACAATCTATCAATAGGTATAGCAGGTTATGCAAAGTTTGAATAAAGTACATAACGCCGTACAGTCAATCAAAGAGCTTGCAAAAAACGATCTTTCTCCAAAAATCGGCATTGCACTCGGTACTGGCCTCGGTGATTTTGTAAACGCGGTTACTGTAACCGAGACCATTTCTTACAACGACATCATCGATTTTCCACATTCAACAGTGGAATCACATGCAGGACAGTTTGTTTTCGGCACCATTGCCGATGTTCCTGTAGTAATCCAACAGGGAAGAAATCACCTTTACGAAGGTTACTCTCCTGCTGAAGTAAGCATGGGTGTCCGCGTAATGGCCACGCTTGGCATTGATACATATATTGCTACCAACGCCGCAGGCTGCCTTGTCCCCCAGTGGGATGCAGGCACTCTTATGGCAATTACCGACCACATAAACTTTACAGGCCGCACACCTCTTTCCGGATGCAATGTCGACGACTGGGGCCCGCGTTTTCCTGACATGAGTCAGGCATACGATCCTCAGCTCATCACCTGCGCAATGGAAGAAGCAGCCAGACTCGGCATCCGGCTCGAACGCGGAATTTATGCAGGCGTACATGGCCCGCAGATGGAAACACCTGCTGAAACCCGTATGTACAAACGCCTTGGCGCTGATGCTGTTGGCATGTCTACCGTTATGGAAGTCATTGCCGCGCGCCATTGCGGGTTAAAAGTTCTTGGTGTGTCCTGCCTGACAAACAAAAACCTTCCCGACTGCATGACAGATGTTCCACTTGATGAAATTATCCGGACAGCAAACAAAGCCGGTGCCAGCCTCTCTGCTCTGCTGCAGGCAATTATCACCAAACAGTGCTAACACTTGTTATCCCCACCCTGAAAATTTTCGATAACGCAATGTGCACAGGAAGCATCTGAGTCTTCACTGCCCTTATCGGAACATTGACGTTTTTCATTAGACTGATGTCTTTGAGGTACAAAAACACCGTGAGTTTTCTTTTAAAAGAAAGCCCGCGGTGTTCTATTTATCATGCCTTTAACCGTCTTGCGTGCTACATTGCCAGCAAAACGCTCACCTGAGAGCTTGCCCTTTCTCGCACTTAGGTATATGCCACCGACACAACGCATAACCGCGAAAGTTTACCCTGCCGCCACAAGCAGCAGCAACGAAAGAACTTTTGCATTTTATAAGGAATTATTTGTGACTCAGACTATTCATAACGATGCAATTCGTAACGTTGCGATTATCGCGCACGTTGACCACGGTAAAACAACTCTTGTTGATGCTATGTTTAAACAGGGCGGTATCTTCCGCGCTAACCAGGAAGTTGATGACCGTGTAATGGACAGCATGGACCTCGAACGCGAACGTGGTATTACCATCGCGGCGAAAAACTGTGCTGTTTCTTGGCAGGGAACAAAAATTAACATCATCGACACCCCTGGTCACGCCGACTTCGGTGGTGAAGTTGAACGTTCTCTCACAATGGCTGATGGTGCTATTCTGCTCGTTGACGCATCTGAAGGCCCACTTCCTCAGACTCGTTTCGTACTCAAGAAAACTCTTGAAGCCGGTCTTAAAGTTATTGTTGTTATCAACAAAATTGACCGTCCGGATGCACGTATTGATGAAGTGCTTGACGAAGTATACGACCTGTTCATCGACCTCGAAGCAACCGACAAGCAGCTTGAATTCCCTGTTATGTACGCAGTTGGTCGTGACGGCGTTGCTATGAATTCTCCTGAAGAAGAACAGAAAGACCTTGCACCACTCTTCAAAGTAATCCTTTCTGAAGTTCCTGGTCCTGTATACGACCCAGAACAGCCTTTCCAGATGCTCGTAGCTGATCTTTCCTACTCAGACTACCTTGGTCGTCTCGCAATCGGCCGTGTATTCCACGGTACTATTCACAACAACGACCAGCTTGCTTGCATCGGCATTGACGATCAGCCTCGCGGCCTTCGCGTTTCCAAAATTCAGACCTATCAGGGCTTGAAACTTGCTGAAGCTGCCGAAGCAACTCCTGGTGACATCGTAGTTATTTCCGGTATCGACAACGTAAACATTGGCGACACCATTTGTACTAAAGAAGCACCAAAAGCACTGACACGCATCAACGTTGACGAACCAACCGTTTCCATGCGTTTCAGCATTAACTCTTCCCCGCTTGCAGGTACTGAAGGTAAACACGTTCAGTCCAGCAGAATCCGCGAACGTCTTACACGTGAGACCATGCTTAACGTAGCAATCCGTGTTGAAGACAGTGAAGAGCGCGACAGCTTCATCGTTAAAGGCCGTGGTGAATTCCAGATGGCTATTCTCGTTGAACAGATGCGTCGTGAGGGCTTCGAACTGACCATCGGTCGTCCTGAAGTTATCTTCAAAGAGATCGACGGCGTGCTTTCCGAACCTATGGAAAAACTGTTTATCGATTGTGATGACGTATTCATGGGCGTTGTGACTGAAAAACTTTCAGCACGTAAAGGCCGTATGACCAACCTCGTGAACAACGGCACCGGCCGTGTTCGCATGGAATTCACTATTCCTTCCCGTGGTCTTATCGGTTACCGTGATGAGTTCCTCACCGATACCAAAGGTACCGGCATCATGAACTCACTCTTCGACGGTTACGAAGACTACCGTGGCGAGTTCCCAACCCGTCACACTGGTTCTCTCGTTTGTGACCGCACCGGCCAGTCCGTTGCATACGCTCTCTTTAACTTAGAGCCACGCGGCGAAATCTTCATCGATGCAGGCTTACCTGTATACGAAGGTATGGTTATCGGCGAACACAACCGTGACAACGACCTCGACATCAACCCTTGTAAGGGTAAAAAACTCACTAACGTTCGTGCTTCCGGTAAAGATGACGCTGTTACTCTTACCCCGGTACGTCCTATGACCCTCGAGCGCGCTATCCACTTCATTACTGAAGATGAGTGTGTTGAGGTTACTCCAGAATCTATCCGTCTGCGTAAAAACATTCTTTCTGGACAGAACCGTCACCGCCTCGCTGGTCGTAAAAAGAAAGCAACAGAAACCAAATAATATTTCTGCATACGAGTAGCGTCGCGTATTAATAGCGCACCTATTCATCTTTCTTTGTAAGAAAAAAATAGCCGCGAAGTAATCTGAGTTTCAGATTACTTCGCGGCTTTATTTTTTATAAACTTAAAAATCCTTGGAGACGTATTTCAGATTACACCAACCTTACCCCATGACTTGTCCTATAAACTCCACAGCGCGAATTTCTGACCAGTAGTAATCGTCATCAGCTAACCGGACAAAACCGATATGTCCGCCATCAGCCGGAGTCTCTAGATAGAGATACTTACTACGGTGCGCGTGCCCTGTCGGGTAACAGGTCGGCCATAGAAACGGGTCATTTCGGGCACTAATCATCAAAGTAGGCACTCTAACTCTATCCAGGAACTGAACACTGGAACTCTTTTCCCAATATTCAAGAGCGTCCTTGAATCCGTACCACGGAGCAGTGTATTCTTCGTCAAAATCTTTAAATGTTTTCAATTCATTCAAGTTCGCTATATTCACCAAACCTGGAAACGCATCATGCTTCTGTACAATTTTATCTTTTAGCGTGCGCATAAAATTTTTCAAGTAAATAGCATTTGAAGGCTTATCCATCGCCTTCGCCGCCCCTACAAGATCGCACGGTACAGAAAAAACCACAGCAGCCTGAACGCAGGGATGAACAAATGTTGCTGGGTCACCCAAATATTTTAAAATTTGGTTTCCACCCATGCTGAAGCCCACAAGGACTATTTCCTCGTACCCTTTCCTTGCACAAAAGCTTACAACAGAGTGCAAGTCTTCGGTTGAACCGCTATGATACATATGGAGCTTTCTGTTAGGTGCACCGCTACACCCTCTAAAGTTCCACGCGGCAGCATCCCATCCTGCCCGTATAAGCGCTCTAACCATCCCTTTCACATATGAACGCTTCGAATTGCCTTCCAGTCCATGAGAGATCACGACAAGCCGCTTTTTAGGGGTGTCAGGATTTGCATAGTGGAAGTCTACATCTAAAAAATCATTATCAGGCGTAGTTATTCGTTGAACAGTGCAAGCAGGCAAATCCAATGCTCTGAACAGTGCAGGATATAGCGTTTGTGCATGACCACCCGGTAGAAAAAACGGAGCCGGATACAGTGTGTTTTCATAAATCGGCATAGTGCTCACCTCAGAGGATAACGTGACAATTACACCATAACAGTATACGTCCCTTTGGCTTCATGTAAGCAGGAACGACACATATTTTCAGGAGCACGCATGAATCAACATGACGTTATTATCTTAGGCGCAGGCGCTTCAGGCCTCTGGGCTGCACTCACAGCTGCCAAAAGAGGCCGCAAAGTTCTGGTCGTTGACCATGCTCGCAAAGCCGGACGCAAGATCCTGATTGCTGGTGGTGGCAAATGTAACTTTACAAATATAGACTTAAGTCCAGCGAACTACCATTGTAAAAATGCTCACTTTTGCAAATCAGCCCTTGCACGTTTTACGCCCTGGCACATGGTTGAATATCTGTCTCTTCATGATATCTCTTGGGAAGAGCGTGAGCACAGCCAATTATTCTGCACTCACAGTGCTGCGGATGTTACAGAGGCACTCTACAACGATTGTCTTGAGCATAATGTACACTTTCTTTTTTCCGAACAAATCACGGATGTGCAGAAAAAAGGTGAACTCTTTGACGTTGGGTTAACGGATTCGCAACATTTTGCTCCGTCACTTATAGTTGCCCTTGGTGGCAGCGCATGGCCACAAGCGGGAGCAACTGATGCAGGGTACAAACTTGCCCGACAGTTCGGTCATAAAATCATCCCTACTTTTCCAGCGTTGGTACCACTTATGATGCCTTCCAACTGGAAACTCAAAAATTTATCCGGTATCGCGCTGCCGGTAACTATTCGGTGTAATAATAAGCAATTCACAGAAAACATGCTCTTCACCCATAAAGGGATTAGCGGGCCTGTAGTTCTGCAAATTTCTGCTCATTGGAAGAAAGGTGATGCTATTGAAATCGACCTGCTTCCTTCTGCATCTCTTACTGACATCCTCGAAGAAGCAGGCTCCAAGCCGTTATTAAAAAACGTGTTGAGCCGAAAATTTCCGGAACGTCTTGCTGCTGCTCTTATTCCTAAAGAGCTTCGTGAAAAACAAATTGCCCAGCTTAGTAAAAAGGATATGCAGGTACTGCATTCCAGCATTCATGCATTTACAGTTACACCGACTGGCACTGAAGGTATGAAAAAAGCTGAAGCCACAGGCGGCGGCGTTGATACAAGCTCCGTTTCATCAAAAACCATGGAAAGCAAACTCTGCTCCGGCCTGTATTTGACAGGAGAGGTTCTTGATGTTCTCGGCGATCTTGGCGGATTCAATCTGCACTGGGCATGGGCATCCGGCAATGCTGCCGGAGAGGTTGTCTAACCAGAGCCTTTACTCAGCATTTATTTCACATAAAAAAAGGCTGCCCATATTTTGGGCAGCCTTTTTTTTTATTGATAACTAACAATTGTCCATTACGAGGAAAGCTTCACTCTAAGATCACTTATTTCCGTTCGGCTCAATCTTTTGCTTACAGCCAACTAAGTTTTCCGCAAAAAACACATCAACCTCACCCTCGAATCAAGGGAAAAAGGATAGTCATTTTTGCTTCGCTAATAAACGTCGTTAAAAAACTAAACGCAATAATGAAACCGCAAGCCAAAGCAGTCCACAGCCAAAAATTGCTGCGAGACGAATGTGTTTAATCAACTGGATCAAAGTGGCTTTATCCCATGCTTCATCACCGACACCCAGCACAGGCTTTTCTTTTACTTTTCCAAAGTACACGGCACTGCCGCCCATTGGTCTACCGTAAAGATGTGCAGCCATCGCCATTGGCCAACCAGCGTTCGGACTTTCCATTTTAGCTGCATCACGCGCAACACTATCCCACACGCCTCTTCCTGAACCAAGACCTGCAAGATTTGCAGTACACTGAAGAAACATTGCAGAAAAACGTGCCGGCAAATATGCAAGCAGGTCATCAAACTTAGCACCTGCCCATCCAAGATCTATCCATTTCTCGTTCTTATATCCCCACATGGAATCCATTGTGGAGGTAGCCTTGTACAGCCACAGTCCAACCGGACCAGATAGAACGAGCCAAAAAAATGGTGCGATGATACCATCGTTGAAATTTTCGGAAATAGTTTCCGCAAGGGTTTTATACAACTCTTCTTCAGTGGATTCCGATACATCACGGCTAACCAGCATAGAAACGGCCTTACGGCCGTCATCAAGAGAACCGGATGCAACAGCCTGCACAGCTTTAGTGCCTTCACTCAGCAAGCTGCCAAGAGCAAGACCAGACCATGCAAAGTACAATGCAAAAATCCATCCCACATATGGAATACCTATACAGGTAGTCACCACAACAAAAACCATGAGCAACAGAATCAGCAGCGATAACACACCGCCAAACCTGTTAGAGAAATTTTTACGGGCTGTCTTTTCCAACTTATCCAATAATTTTCCAATCAACTGCACCGGATGTGGAAAAAAACTCGGGTCAGCAAATATTGCATCAATGACAAACGCAGCTAGTGGTATCCAGAAGAGTTCCATATACACCTACTTTCCGTTTAAAACTCCAGTTGCAGCAAACGCCTGATACAAGACAATGCCTACAGCTGTTGAAAGGTTAAGACTACGCACCTCGCCCCACATTGGAATGCGGACATGATCTTCATATCTGTCCATCAAGTCATCGGGGAGTCCTCGAGTTTCTGGCCCGAACACTAACGCATCATTCACATCATACGCAACCTCATGCACGGCAACACCCCGTTTAGAACTTGCCATAACATGCCGGTGCTTATGCCCTACACCTTCGATGTATGCTTCCCAGTTGGGCCATACAGAAACGGAAACATGCGGCCAATAGTCCAATCCGGCACGTTTCAAATATTTATCTTCAAGACTGAAACCAAGCGGTTCAATCAAATGCAGATCTGTAGCGGTTGCTGCACACAATCTGGCAATGTTGCCAGTATTCGGCGGAATTTCCGGTTCAAACAATACAACATGCATATTTATTACCCCTTTATAAAAACAAAACCGGCTCAGGAATTACCCCGAGCCGGTCATCATTGCAACTATAGATAGCGAACAGTAACTATCAGGTTATCGCAATTTAGAATGCGTAACCAACGGTAACTGCACCCATGTGCGTTACACCGTTCTGAGATTTACCAGCAGAAACACCAGTTACGTTTCCAACTGCATCATCATAGTCAACGCTTTCTGCGATAATGTAAGTGTATGCGACGTCAATAGTCCAGTTGTTCACTTTGTAGCCAACACCTGCACCAATAAGGTGACGGTCAGCAGCTGGAATCATATAGTCAACGTACTTAGCATTTTCTGGTGCTTCATCGTACGAGTAACTGCCGCGAATGGTCCAGTTCTCGTTAATGTCGTATTCAGCGCCAAGCTGAAACGCCATACGTCATCCCAATCTTTTGGCTGTGCAACAGGAACAGTACCTGCTGGTGTGTCGAGAAAAAGGTCAAAATTTCTATAGGTAGACCAACGAGTGTTAATAGCAGCAAATTCAAAACTCAACTCTTCAATCGGGTAATATGTAATACCAAAACTGATCATATCAGGAAGTACAATTGAAGTTTTTGTATCGTAGGTACCGTTAGGGAGAGCCATTGGGTGCGATGCTGCACCAGAGATCTTAGTTTCACCATCAGCATCGATTTTAGCCTGGCTATGGTAGCCAACACCAAAACGCCATTGGTCTAACTTGTAGTGAAGACCTGCGGTCAAAGCTACGCCGTCACCGCTACCGGTAAGTTTAGAAGTACCACCAAGAAGTTTATTGTATTTTTTCTTAATAGCTACATCAACATATATATATTCAAGACCTACAGCCGCAGAAAGACGATCAGTAATTTTGTATGCAATGTTCGGGTTTAAAGAAACCGTTTGAATCGTTGCATCATATACGTTGTATGCGCCTGGAAAATCATCTTTGTCATAGCCGAAGCCGAGACCAAAACGTGAAAACTCACCAAAACCAATAGACCATTTGTCATTAATTTTGTGAGTTACGTAAAAATGAGGAATAGCAAAGAGAGCATCTTTACTATCTGTTGTGGTGGTTGAACTATCAGGATTAGTAGTTACAACCTCTGAAAATGGAGACGCAAGAGAAACACCAACGGCAATTTGGGTACCTTCCAACTGCGTAATACCTGCTGGGTTATATGCAACCGCAGATGGGTCATCCGCACGACCAACAAGAGTACCACCAAGGGCGTTGCCTCGAGCACTCCATTCATACAATGCAAAACCCGCAGCAGAAGCTGAA
Protein-coding sequences here:
- a CDS encoding flagellar motor protein MotB, giving the protein MFEDRDDYAFVDDVGDSSDEGTWLTTFADMVTLLLAFFVLLFSMSVIDQKQFTDSFLTVRQVFGGDNENLLTSPVRQDDTAILESVRLQKQLIEAQRKVYSDMRTYLNQKGLEGQIGSVFDEGVITLRLPSAAMFENGKVTVSPNGYKLLEEMRQLFVKNKAQTINIKGYTDDLKPSSSSRYRDNWEISALRAVNVLRYYIEHGIESQRLTATGLGDLDPLMPNTNEANRSQNRRVEFVFERRVGK
- a CDS encoding motility protein A — its product is MDIATLLGVVVGFALVAGAIFMGGSVGDFINVPGAMIVFGGSGAAIFVTFPLEEVAFAVASVVKVFASRRTKIPEVVNTMVRIAEISRREGLVALENIKTESPLLKKACQLIADNADPDIIHDTLKIEILSMKRRQNIAIAVFNRLGAVAPAFGMIGTLIGLVQMLAHLDDPSSIGPAMAIALLTTFYGALLANLLFLPMAGKLKARTLQEEVQLNIIFEGAKCILENNNPRLVYEKLSSFISPEDRKDVRR
- a CDS encoding purine-nucleoside phosphorylase, giving the protein MQSLNKVHNAVQSIKELAKNDLSPKIGIALGTGLGDFVNAVTVTETISYNDIIDFPHSTVESHAGQFVFGTIADVPVVIQQGRNHLYEGYSPAEVSMGVRVMATLGIDTYIATNAAGCLVPQWDAGTLMAITDHINFTGRTPLSGCNVDDWGPRFPDMSQAYDPQLITCAMEEAARLGIRLERGIYAGVHGPQMETPAETRMYKRLGADAVGMSTVMEVIAARHCGLKVLGVSCLTNKNLPDCMTDVPLDEIIRTANKAGASLSALLQAIITKQC
- the typA gene encoding translational GTPase TypA, whose translation is MTQTIHNDAIRNVAIIAHVDHGKTTLVDAMFKQGGIFRANQEVDDRVMDSMDLERERGITIAAKNCAVSWQGTKINIIDTPGHADFGGEVERSLTMADGAILLVDASEGPLPQTRFVLKKTLEAGLKVIVVINKIDRPDARIDEVLDEVYDLFIDLEATDKQLEFPVMYAVGRDGVAMNSPEEEQKDLAPLFKVILSEVPGPVYDPEQPFQMLVADLSYSDYLGRLAIGRVFHGTIHNNDQLACIGIDDQPRGLRVSKIQTYQGLKLAEAAEATPGDIVVISGIDNVNIGDTICTKEAPKALTRINVDEPTVSMRFSINSSPLAGTEGKHVQSSRIRERLTRETMLNVAIRVEDSEERDSFIVKGRGEFQMAILVEQMRREGFELTIGRPEVIFKEIDGVLSEPMEKLFIDCDDVFMGVVTEKLSARKGRMTNLVNNGTGRVRMEFTIPSRGLIGYRDEFLTDTKGTGIMNSLFDGYEDYRGEFPTRHTGSLVCDRTGQSVAYALFNLEPRGEIFIDAGLPVYEGMVIGEHNRDNDLDINPCKGKKLTNVRASGKDDAVTLTPVRPMTLERAIHFITEDECVEVTPESIRLRKNILSGQNRHRLAGRKKKATETK
- a CDS encoding YheT family hydrolase, which encodes MPIYENTLYPAPFFLPGGHAQTLYPALFRALDLPACTVQRITTPDNDFLDVDFHYANPDTPKKRLVVISHGLEGNSKRSYVKGMVRALIRAGWDAAAWNFRGCSGAPNRKLHMYHSGSTEDLHSVVSFCARKGYEEIVLVGFSMGGNQILKYLGDPATFVHPCVQAAVVFSVPCDLVGAAKAMDKPSNAIYLKNFMRTLKDKIVQKHDAFPGLVNIANLNELKTFKDFDEEYTAPWYGFKDALEYWEKSSSVQFLDRVRVPTLMISARNDPFLWPTCYPTGHAHRSKYLYLETPADGGHIGFVRLADDDYYWSEIRAVEFIGQVMG
- a CDS encoding NAD(P)/FAD-dependent oxidoreductase — translated: MNQHDVIILGAGASGLWAALTAAKRGRKVLVVDHARKAGRKILIAGGGKCNFTNIDLSPANYHCKNAHFCKSALARFTPWHMVEYLSLHDISWEEREHSQLFCTHSAADVTEALYNDCLEHNVHFLFSEQITDVQKKGELFDVGLTDSQHFAPSLIVALGGSAWPQAGATDAGYKLARQFGHKIIPTFPALVPLMMPSNWKLKNLSGIALPVTIRCNNKQFTENMLFTHKGISGPVVLQISAHWKKGDAIEIDLLPSASLTDILEEAGSKPLLKNVLSRKFPERLAAALIPKELREKQIAQLSKKDMQVLHSSIHAFTVTPTGTEGMKKAEATGGGVDTSSVSSKTMESKLCSGLYLTGEVLDVLGDLGGFNLHWAWASGNAAGEVV
- the cbiB gene encoding adenosylcobinamide-phosphate synthase CbiB; amino-acid sequence: MELFWIPLAAFVIDAIFADPSFFPHPVQLIGKLLDKLEKTARKNFSNRFGGVLSLLILLLMVFVVVTTCIGIPYVGWIFALYFAWSGLALGSLLSEGTKAVQAVASGSLDDGRKAVSMLVSRDVSESTEEELYKTLAETISENFNDGIIAPFFWLVLSGPVGLWLYKATSTMDSMWGYKNEKWIDLGWAGAKFDDLLAYLPARFSAMFLQCTANLAGLGSGRGVWDSVARDAAKMESPNAGWPMAMAAHLYGRPMGGSAVYFGKVKEKPVLGVGDEAWDKATLIQLIKHIRLAAIFGCGLLWLAVSLLRLVF
- a CDS encoding tRNA (cytidine(34)-2'-O)-methyltransferase codes for the protein MHVVLFEPEIPPNTGNIARLCAATATDLHLIEPLGFSLEDKYLKRAGLDYWPHVSVSVWPNWEAYIEGVGHKHRHVMASSKRGVAVHEVAYDVNDALVFGPETRGLPDDLMDRYEDHVRIPMWGEVRSLNLSTAVGIVLYQAFAATGVLNGK